TTGTAGAATTTGAAAGCGTAACGACCTTTCAGGCAAGTGTGCCCTTGGTTCACCTCAGCATCGTAAGGTGCTTGAATCCCCATGATCTGGTCGCCCATCGTGGCAACTTCAAGATTACACCCTACCCCACAATAATTACATACCGTGCGAGTTTTCTGGGTGTTGGCGATGGACTTGGATTGGAAAACATCGGAGATCGCCGCGGTCGGACACGCTTGAGAACAGGCACCGCAACTCACGCAAGGGCTGTCGTCGAAACTCTCGTCCATACCCTTAATGATACGGCTATCAAATCCACGTCCAGCCATGCTTAGCACGAACTGCCCTTGCACTTCATCACAAGCCCGGACACAGCGGTAGCAGTTGATACATTTGCTCAAGTCCGAAGTCATGTAAGGGTGACTCAGATCCTTTTCGCGATCGAGGTGAGTATCTCCTTCCGGATAGCGGACATCGGTAATTCCGACGCGGGCCGCAACTGTCTGCAGCTCACAGTTACCATTCACTTCGCAGGTCAAACAATCGAGCGGATGGTCGGTGAGAACCAGTTCGATGATGTTTTTGCGAAGCCTTTGGACATTGGCTGAATCGGTATAAATGTATTGTCCGGCGGCTACTGGTGTATGGCAGGAGGCAAACACTTTGGTAGGGCCGTTTTTCTCTAAGGCCACATCCACGCTACATACGCGGCAGGATCCAAAAGGATCGAGATTGGGGGCGTCACAGAGAGTGGGAATGGATTCCGCTCCTAAGGATCGACGGGCGAAGGAGATGATGGTTTCACCTGCTTCAATTTCATAGGGGCGGTTGTTCAAGTATGCGATATTAGACATGGCTGACCTCCTTGCTGAAATAGGGCTCCAGTTCTTCTTCAAAGTATTCCAAGGCATTCCTAACCGGTAGCGGGATACCCCCTCCGTGTGCACAGAGCGAACCTTCTGTTAAAGTATGTAATAAATCATCGAACAGATCCGTATCGATTCTGTAACTACTGGTGTTCGCTTTCTCCAACATTTCGTGAGCGCGTTTCGTACCGAGACGACAGGGGAAACATTTCCCACAACTTTCGACCGCGGCAAAGTCCATCAGCTCGACCAGATAAGTCATAATCGGGAAACTCTCTGGCACACACACCACGGAAGCATGCCCCAATAAGAATCCACCTTGAGCAAACGATTCGAAATCGATCGTCAGGTCATCGATCTTACCCACGGGCACAAGGCCTCCCAACGGGCCTCCGATGTGAAGTGCTTTGACAGGCTCTTTGAACCCACCTCCAAGATCATTCACGACGGTGGCCAAAGGTGTGCCCATCTCTACTTCGTAGATACCGGGCTTATTGAAAAAGCTATCCAGGCTGACCAATTTGGTGCCATTGGATTTGTCCGTGCCCAATGCAGCGTAAGCCGCACCGCCATTTTTTATGATAAACGGAACGGTAGCCAGCGTCTCCACATTGTTCACGATGGTTGGTTTATTAAACAAACCCTTCTGAGCCGGAAATGGTGGACGCACTCTTACTTCAGGTCGTTGACCCTCAATGCTACTGATCAGCGCGGTTTCCTCACCGCAGATGTAGGATCCTTGGCCTGGCACGATCTTGAAATCAAAATTGAATCCGCTTCCCAGGATATTCTTTCCAAGCAGGCCAGAGCTAAGAAAGTCTTCGATAGCCGATTCAACAATCGGGAACGATTCAGGATACTCAGTGCGAATATAAAGAACGCCCCACTCCGCTCCCATGCAGTAACCGGCAATGATCATGCCAAACAATACCGCATGCGGCTGTTTCTCTAAAAGGTACCGATCCGAGTATGCACCAGGGTCACCTTCGTCGGCGTTACAGATAATAAATTTCAGATCACTCTCCGCATTACGGCAAAACTCCCACTTTACACCCATGGGAAAACCAGCTCCGCCACGACCACGTACTCCGGACGCCTTCACATCCTCGAGCACTTCTGCAGAGTCTTTTTCCAGAGCCGACTTCAACAAATCGCCATAAGCAGCGATCCCTTCAAATGGAGCCGTCAACACAGCCTGGCCAAGAGCAGCGGTGCCATAGGAGTCGTCATTGTCACCATTCCCTTCGAAAATGGTGTCAAATCCGTCAGCATCCTGGGCGCTGTAGTTTTTGCCGTCATACTGGAAAGCTCCATTTTCATGACAGCGGCCGAGACAGGTCATGTGGCCAATCTCCTCGTCCTTAAACTTCCCCTTCAAATCCGAAATAAGTTTATCCTGGGTTCCAGCGCAGAGACAGGCCGAGCCATTACAGACGTAGACTTTCTTTCCCTGGTTTTCTGGTTTCAGGAAGTCATAGAAGCTGGCGCTTCCATAGACATTCGCCTTTCCGATGAGAAACTCGTCGGCCAAGCGTTTCAGTTCTTCGGCGGAGGGTGTTCCATCTCCACTGGTGGCAGCTTCACCGAGCTTGTTGAAGAGGTTTTCTTCAATTCCTTTGCGGCCGGTCAGGTCACTTAGATTCTTGGGCATGCGTAACTAAAAAATTGGGAGGACTGATGTGAGAACCTATCTCACAAAAAAAGGCACGTCCATCTATGCATACGCTTCGGTGCAAAACGAGCCAAATCGACCTGCAGAAATCCTGATTCTATGACCAAATATTGGACGATTTTGGTATTTTGACAGGAATTCCTGATGCGGTGGTGGAGACCTAGCCCTTAAGCGGATCTGCCATTCGTCCCTGGACCCATATAAATTCGGCAATCATACGTTCCAGGCGCCCCTTATATTTCGGGTCATCGGCGAGGTCGTTCATCTCCATAGGATCTGCGTCCAAGTTATAGAGCCGGTATTTCTCAATAGTGGGATAAAAGATCATTTTAAAACCCTGGCTGATCAGCGCTCGCTGACTACCCGGCTCATAGGCACCATAGATATAATCGTATTGCTTATCTTTCTTTCCTTCGACCAACGGCATCAGGCTTTGGAACTCCACGTATTCAGGCTTTGCGATTCCTGCAAGTTCCAAGGATGTCGGCATCACATCCTGCAAGTAGACCCGAGCATCGATTTTTTTCCCCTTGGGGATATCGGGGCCTACAACCAGTAGGGGTGGACGAAGACTGTGTTCATACATGTTTTGCTTTCCAATGAAACCGTGGTGTCCCACCGATAGTCCATGATCAGCCGTGAAAAAGATGTAGGTATTGTCTACCTGTCCGGTTTCTTCGAGCTTGTCCAAAATGCGCCCGATCTGATCGTCCATATGTGTAATGATAGCGTAATATTCGCGACGATGTACTTTCACTGCGTATTCAGTTCTCGGGGACGGAGCCAGAACCTCATCCCGGACGGTCGCAATATTGCCTGCTTCCATATAAGGATAGGTTTCCGCATAATTCTCGGGGACTTTGATTCGATCCAATGGGTAGCGATCCAAATATTCCTGGGGAGCTTGCCGAGGATCATGAGGCGCATTGAACGCCAGATACATAAAAAAGGGTTTGTCGGGTGACTCCGCTGCAATATCGAGAAAGCGTTCGGAGTTATCAGCCACCACTTCACTCCAGTGCGTACCACCAGCCCAAAAACCAGCAAACTTAGGATCCGTCGCATCCCAGGGATCGGGCTCACCTTCAACAGGACGACTATAAGCCTCCGGATAATAAACAGGACCTGGCATACCAGGACGTACATGGGAAACATGATCGAAGATGGCTCCCGTGTCCGCATTCACATGCCACTTACCTGTGAAAAAAGTTTCGTAACCGCCATTACGCAGAACTTGTGACCACATGCGCTCATTGCTGATTTCCGGTCTTAGGTTCTTATCCAACTCGCGTGCACGCCAAACGAAACGCCCGGTATTGATCATGGTCCGACTAGCCACGCAAACGGCTCCATGCCAACCACCCATATTGTAGGTGTTGGTAAATACGGTGCCGCCGTTTGCCAGTCGATCGAGATTGGGTGTATCGATATCGGTGTGACCTAACGCAGCTATGGTCTCATAGCATTGGTCATCGGCGAAGATGAAGAGGATGTTTGGCTTTTCGGCTTTTAAGGAAGCTACAAGCCCCAAGCTGAAAGAAAGAAATACGATGAATCGAAAAGAAGACATGAGAACCATAGAATATGGATTTAGCCTCAGGTCGACCAGATATTTTGCCTGAGTTCAATCAAGCTCGAGCAATGTCATACATCTCGCTGGAACAGGTTTTCAGCACCTTCACCAAGTTCGGATACGCATTCCCAAGACCATCCAACAATCCAGAGTGCTGCCGGTCCTGCTTTCGAGTTACCAACTGCGATGCGTCAATCAAACCGCAGTAGTGCCATCCTACAAATTCGGGTCGCGCAAAAGCCTTGCGGAAAAATTCTTCTGTCCATTCTGCCCGCTGCTCCAAGTTGTCAGCCACCGGACCGTAGGGTCGCGGCATAGTATCGGTGACCATGGTAAATGCGGAGTCACCGTTAATAAACGGTTTATCCACCTGCTTAGACCAGCGATCGAGACCAGGCTCCTGCACTTCGTAGCGAGCATACATCTGATACATGACTACATCGGTGTACTTCGCAGTGATCGGTAGAACCGTATCGATGGAGTCTGTGTTCGCATGGAGCTTATCACCAAAAAACATGTGGTTAGCATCGTAACGACGAATCGAATCACGGGTCACTTGGTAATAACGATCGACCACTCGATGAAGGAACTGGGTGTTGTCTCGTGTTTCATTTACATTCCAAAGCTCGGACTGTGGACGCCAGTCAACAGCTGAAGCCAAGGCATCAAAAGAACGAAAGGTCGTGCCATACGTTGTATTGAATGCACCGATACTTCCTCGGTATACATCCTTCATCGTTTGGACATACACTTGTTTTCCTGGAGCAGAGGCACTTAAGTTCCTCAAACGTCTGGGCCAACCAATGCGAGACGGGCGCCTGGCACCACCGATGGTGTCTGTTCGCTCACGAAGATCCTCTTCCGTAAACAGTGGACAGTCCGTCATGGAATAGCCCAGCAAGTAAGGATCATCCTTCACCGGGAGAGCCAATTCCTTAGCCATTCCATCACAGTGGGACTCAAAGGCCGGAGCGAAGACGTCCAGGAAATTCTCATCCGGAATCTCTCCTCTCCAATGAGGTATATTCACGAAATGGATCGGCTGCATGTAGGGCACCTTCGGAGAGGGTGAATTGACTATCTGTAGTGCGTTGTGAACGCCCACCGTATTAAAACCAAACTGCTCACAGGTTTCCAGAAACCAACCCTTCAAGGCCGCATTGAAAGCATCCCCTTGTTTCATCTCCTTCAGTCCGAGTTTCTTTCGCCAGGCTTCCTTATTGTAATCCTGCATCCACAGATCGGGATAGAGGTGATTGATACCCCAGCTTAGAAACGCGTTCCCTTCCGGCGTCACCAGCCACCAGCGATCGTCTTTTTCTGTCCGAAAGTATCCAGTCGCCTGAAAGCGTTTCCCCTTCCAACCGCCATAACGATCGAAACCAGCAGGCGTTTGCCCAGAGAGAGAGGAAGGCCCAAGAGCTGCGTGACCGACTCCCGCGGCAGCAGATATACGAAGAAAGTTACGGCGATTCATGCGATCTACCTACGAATATACAAGCTAAGCAGTCAACAACCTTGCCAGTTATTCCCTCTGCGTAGGAGCGGCTTGATGGATTTCTAACTCGTAATTATTTATGAGTGATATTTGTTTATTGGAAAGCTGTAGCGATCAGATCGAACAGCTTCAAAGCAATCGCGGGATTACCGAGGAACATCGTGACGACACCTCAACAAGCGAAGCGCAGAAAAACAACCCGCTCCTACAGCTCAAATTCACCAATGACCGACATCCAAATCCGCAAAGAACCCATCGAACTATTAAAGTTACTTAAATTTGCCGGGGTCGTAGGAACTGGTGGCGAGGCCAAGATCGTCATCTCCGAAGGCATGGTCAAAGTGAATGGAGAAGTAGAAACCCGGAAACGGAAACAAATCGCATCCGGAGATGAAGTAGAGTATCAAGGGGAGACTTTTAAAGTATCCCTTACCTGATCGTCTTGTTATCCAAAACCAGCACGGGTGGACCCTCTTTTACCCATTTCTCGTATTTCTCTTCATGATTCTCCCGCATGCCTACGGGAGAATAAGCAGCACCCAAGATGAGGTCTTTGTCCCCATCCGCATCGATGTCGCCGGAGTCCATTGATAACCAACGCCCATTATAGGTGGCTGGATGAGTCTTCGGCATAAAGTTCAGATCTGAGGATTGCTGCAACAGAACAAAGCTCTCGGGGTTTTCAGGATGAAAGTCAGGAAAGAAAGCTATGGCAGCGATATCCAGATCACCATCCAAGTCGAAATCTTGGATCTCTGCTTTATAAACGCCATACATGGGATAGAAGTAGGCCTCCTTGAATTGCAGGTCACCTTCATTCAAGTAGATCCGAATACCTTGGTCTCGCTTGAGTGAGTTATACGGATCCGAATCACCGTTATCACCATTGAGCGTCATAATATCCATGAGCCCATCTTCATTAAAATCGCGAAGTTCCAATCCCGTGTACCCATAGGATGGATGCGCTTCGACAATTATATTTCTAGTAAAGACCCCTTCTCCCTCGTTTATGAAGATACTTAAATTTTCACGAGCAGCACTCATCAACACCGCTATGTCAGGACGCCCGTCACCATTGAAGTCATGCACTTCACTTTTAACAATCCCTGGCTCGGAACTCAGTATTTGAGGTTCCGGTGAAATCACACCCGTCGTTGGATCCTTTTTGTACATCGACAAGTTCCCCGTATAGTCCCCGAAATTGCTTATGATAACTTCCTCAGCACCATCTCCATCCATATCGGCCATACAGAAATCAGCCGGACGATGAAGGTCCTCTAATTGGATCCGCATATTGTAGTAGGTTCCCGCACGAAACGAAGCCTGCTGAATTTCACCGAAAGATTTACCGATCTCAGAGGCAAACAGATCTCCAATATTTAAAAGAAACAGCTCGTCCCCTCGTGATTCAGCTTCAATGAGAAATACACTCGGGGCCATATGAGCATCAGAAAAATAAAGATCCTCATCTAAAACAGTCAGCTTCTCAGCTCCACTATCATGGATCAGCACCATGGAGTTTATTTCATCAATGTGAACCATGGAGGTAATTGCATTGTTCGCTCGATACTGAGACCGCTTAACCGAAAACCATTCACTGTCCTCTACCAAGGCTGGTTTCTCGATTTGAGGGAGCGCTTCCTCGGGTGCATTTGTAAAGTAATAGAATCTCAATTTATGCCAATCGTACGGTGAAATGATAGGCTCTTCGGGCAGAAGATTTGCAGCCCTGACAAATTCTTCCCGGGCCTCGATAATCTCCATGGCATTCTCAGAGCTATCTTTGAGATATCGATATTCGGTGACTCCTAGAAACATACCCATATAGGTCAGCAAAAATTCCCAACTCTTTTTGGGCAGCAATTCAGGTTCGGTAAAATCGTGACAGGTAGTACAATGCTTCTGAGCAAGTTGATGACCTTCCATTAACACCTGCTCGTCACTCGGTTGGCCGTAACTATTGATAGGCAACAACAGAAAACAACTCCCCCACAACAACAGGGAAGAAAAGGTCAGCATTTGTTTAACGGATTTACCACTATTCATAGAGATCCAATTGAATAAAGATGGGTATTTGGAAGGATTGTTCCTCGATTGCAACCCCTGAGCTTCCAGATGCCTTCCAAAAAGAGAAAACACCTGGAAAAATTCATTTGCCGCACTTTACTGCAAAAACAGAGACTAAGGCGTGAATCAGATACTCCCCACCCTAATTGTATTTTTCCTGTTTTCCTCACTATTACAAGCGGCCTCCCCCATCCAACAGGCAGATGGTCAGTGTCCCATGGCGTCCGGTCCTTACGGGACCTGGACTACGATTAGCGACCAAGCCG
This genomic stretch from Opitutia bacterium ISCC 52 harbors:
- a CDS encoding NAD(P)H-dependent oxidoreductase subunit E, which translates into the protein MPKNLSDLTGRKGIEENLFNKLGEAATSGDGTPSAEELKRLADEFLIGKANVYGSASFYDFLKPENQGKKVYVCNGSACLCAGTQDKLISDLKGKFKDEEIGHMTCLGRCHENGAFQYDGKNYSAQDADGFDTIFEGNGDNDDSYGTAALGQAVLTAPFEGIAAYGDLLKSALEKDSAEVLEDVKASGVRGRGGAGFPMGVKWEFCRNAESDLKFIICNADEGDPGAYSDRYLLEKQPHAVLFGMIIAGYCMGAEWGVLYIRTEYPESFPIVESAIEDFLSSGLLGKNILGSGFNFDFKIVPGQGSYICGEETALISSIEGQRPEVRVRPPFPAQKGLFNKPTIVNNVETLATVPFIIKNGGAAYAALGTDKSNGTKLVSLDSFFNKPGIYEVEMGTPLATVVNDLGGGFKEPVKALHIGGPLGGLVPVGKIDDLTIDFESFAQGGFLLGHASVVCVPESFPIMTYLVELMDFAAVESCGKCFPCRLGTKRAHEMLEKANTSSYRIDTDLFDDLLHTLTEGSLCAHGGGIPLPVRNALEYFEEELEPYFSKEVSHV
- a CDS encoding sulfatase-like hydrolase/transferase, with amino-acid sequence MSSFRFIVFLSFSLGLVASLKAEKPNILFIFADDQCYETIAALGHTDIDTPNLDRLANGGTVFTNTYNMGGWHGAVCVASRTMINTGRFVWRARELDKNLRPEISNERMWSQVLRNGGYETFFTGKWHVNADTGAIFDHVSHVRPGMPGPVYYPEAYSRPVEGEPDPWDATDPKFAGFWAGGTHWSEVVADNSERFLDIAAESPDKPFFMYLAFNAPHDPRQAPQEYLDRYPLDRIKVPENYAETYPYMEAGNIATVRDEVLAPSPRTEYAVKVHRREYYAIITHMDDQIGRILDKLEETGQVDNTYIFFTADHGLSVGHHGFIGKQNMYEHSLRPPLLVVGPDIPKGKKIDARVYLQDVMPTSLELAGIAKPEYVEFQSLMPLVEGKKDKQYDYIYGAYEPGSQRALISQGFKMIFYPTIEKYRLYNLDADPMEMNDLADDPKYKGRLERMIAEFIWVQGRMADPLKG
- a CDS encoding RNA-binding S4 domain-containing protein gives rise to the protein MTDIQIRKEPIELLKLLKFAGVVGTGGEAKIVISEGMVKVNGEVETRKRKQIASGDEVEYQGETFKVSLT
- a CDS encoding VCBS repeat-containing protein: MLTFSSLLLWGSCFLLLPINSYGQPSDEQVLMEGHQLAQKHCTTCHDFTEPELLPKKSWEFLLTYMGMFLGVTEYRYLKDSSENAMEIIEAREEFVRAANLLPEEPIISPYDWHKLRFYYFTNAPEEALPQIEKPALVEDSEWFSVKRSQYRANNAITSMVHIDEINSMVLIHDSGAEKLTVLDEDLYFSDAHMAPSVFLIEAESRGDELFLLNIGDLFASEIGKSFGEIQQASFRAGTYYNMRIQLEDLHRPADFCMADMDGDGAEEVIISNFGDYTGNLSMYKKDPTTGVISPEPQILSSEPGIVKSEVHDFNGDGRPDIAVLMSAARENLSIFINEGEGVFTRNIIVEAHPSYGYTGLELRDFNEDGLMDIMTLNGDNGDSDPYNSLKRDQGIRIYLNEGDLQFKEAYFYPMYGVYKAEIQDFDLDGDLDIAAIAFFPDFHPENPESFVLLQQSSDLNFMPKTHPATYNGRWLSMDSGDIDADGDKDLILGAAYSPVGMRENHEEKYEKWVKEGPPVLVLDNKTIR